In the genome of Desulfovibrio oxyclinae DSM 11498, one region contains:
- a CDS encoding IS256 family transposase, whose amino-acid sequence MADFEVKLSQDQVASLLSRDDGFQQLLEAVLNQVLEAQMTEHIGAQAYERNEGRKAYRNGHRVRKLYTRVGPLNLLVPQSRDGQFSTEMFRRYQRSEQAFVLALMEMYLNGVSTRKVTSITEELCGASFSKSTVSQLCTELEARVGAWNDRPLHDKRYPFLVMDAVVIKVRRDEAVRSTSALIVIGISEEGTREILGIRLGDSETEETWEDIFCWLKGRGLRGVDYVISDSHAGLVKALRRNFQGTCWQRCQVHFMRNVLGLTPKTQKDEMSLWLKRILHADSQAMARQSFEQLCEAMDGKKVEKALSTLEEGLEDAISVLRLPEKYRRRLRTTNMAERLNEEIRRRERVIRIFPNEDAALRLVGALLAEQHEVWSTGRRYLNMDEYLEWREARQEIEGEGKVARIY is encoded by the coding sequence ATGGCCGACTTTGAGGTTAAGCTGAGTCAGGACCAGGTTGCAAGCCTGCTTTCTCGGGATGACGGCTTCCAGCAGCTGCTGGAAGCCGTCTTGAACCAAGTACTTGAGGCCCAGATGACAGAGCATATCGGAGCTCAGGCATACGAACGCAACGAGGGCCGTAAAGCGTACCGGAACGGGCACCGAGTCCGGAAGCTCTACACCCGGGTCGGTCCTTTGAACCTGCTGGTTCCACAGTCCAGAGATGGGCAGTTCTCCACGGAGATGTTCCGTCGCTATCAGCGTAGCGAGCAGGCCTTTGTTCTGGCTCTCATGGAGATGTACCTCAACGGTGTCTCTACCAGAAAGGTAACCTCGATCACTGAGGAGCTGTGCGGGGCCAGCTTTTCCAAGTCCACGGTCAGCCAGCTGTGCACGGAGTTGGAGGCCCGAGTCGGGGCGTGGAATGACCGGCCTCTGCATGACAAGCGTTACCCCTTCCTGGTCATGGACGCTGTGGTGATCAAGGTGCGTCGAGACGAAGCGGTGCGATCGACCAGCGCTCTCATCGTTATCGGCATCTCCGAGGAGGGAACGCGCGAGATCCTTGGGATAAGGTTGGGCGACAGTGAGACGGAGGAGACCTGGGAGGATATCTTCTGCTGGCTGAAAGGCCGAGGCCTGCGAGGAGTGGACTACGTCATCTCCGACAGTCATGCTGGCCTGGTCAAGGCGCTTCGGCGGAATTTCCAGGGCACATGCTGGCAACGCTGTCAGGTGCACTTCATGCGCAACGTGTTGGGGCTCACGCCCAAAACCCAGAAAGACGAGATGTCCTTGTGGCTCAAGCGAATCCTTCATGCCGACAGTCAGGCCATGGCCAGGCAGAGCTTCGAGCAGCTTTGCGAAGCCATGGATGGGAAGAAGGTCGAGAAGGCCTTGAGTACGCTGGAGGAAGGTCTGGAGGATGCGATCTCCGTGCTTCGTCTCCCGGAGAAGTACCGGCGCCGGCTGCGCACCACGAACATGGCAGAGCGCTTGAACGAGGAGATTAGGCGAAGAGAACGGGTTATCCGCATCTTTCCCAACGAGGACGCGGCTCTGAGGCTCGTCGGAGCTTTGTTGGCCGAGCAGCACGAAGTCTGGTCCACGGGCCGAAGGTACCTCAACATGGATGAGTACCTCGAATGGCGAGAGGCCCGGCAAGAGATCGAAGGCGAGGGAAAGGTGGCCAGAATCTATTAG